Proteins encoded by one window of Heterodontus francisci isolate sHetFra1 chromosome 12, sHetFra1.hap1, whole genome shotgun sequence:
- the LOC137375677 gene encoding golgin subfamily A member 6-like protein 22 produces the protein MVLQTGSFVKQTGSRLEQTRSSVKQTGSSVKQTGSSLMQTGSSVKQTGRWVTQPGSSLKQTESSVKQTTSSVKQTGNRVKQTGSCVKLARSSVKWTGCSGKQTGSSEKQTRSSLKQKGRRVKQTGNSVKQTGSRVKQTGSSGMQTGISVKQTGRSVKQTGSSGKQSGSSSEADREQCEADWEQCEADRELCEAGREKCEADWEQWEAVREQCEADREKCEADRQQWETHREKYEADREYGAADREQSVADEEQCEADRVQCQADREQCEADREQCEADREQFEADWEQSEADREQCEADLELCEADSERCEAEGEQSEADRELCVAGSEKCEADWEHWEAVREQCEADREKCEADRQLWEAHREQYAADREYGAADRELCEADGEQIGADQEQCEADREQCQADRKQFDADREQCETDWEMGDAAREQFETDREQCEADNEQCEADREQSEADGELCEAGQKQCEVDGVQWEHCEAEGEQSVADREQCEADREQFEADREQCEADWEKGDADREHCEIDREQFEADREQRKADREQCETDREQAEADGVQCEADREQYEADKEYGDADREQSVADGVQCEADIEQYEADKEYGDADREQFETDREQEHSEADREQCEADREQCEAVREQCEAVREQCKADWEKCEADRQQCKADRELYEADREDGAADREQCEAEGELRVADEEQCEADIEQCEADREQCEADREQCEVDREQCEADWEKEHCETEGEQSVADREQCEADRELCQADREQFEADREQCEAHWEKGDADREHCEIDREQFEADREQRKADREQCETDREKAESDGVQCEADREQCEADREYGDADREQCETGREQREAEGEQSVADGVLCEADKEQYEADKEYGDADREQCETGREQREAEGEQSVAYREQSVADREQCEADREQSKADREQCEADWENGDADSEQCETDLQQSEANREQWEADKEHLEAEREKGEADREQCEADWEQCEAYWEQCEAVREQCEADREKCEADRPQWEAHREQYEADREYGAADREHCEA, from the exons ATGGTGCTGCAGACAGGGAGCTTTGTGAAGCAGACGGGGAGCAGATTGGagcagaccaggagcagtgtgaagcagacagggagcagtgtcaaGCAGACAGGAAGCAGTTTgatgcagaccgggagcagtgtgaaacagactgggagatgGGTGACGCAGccagggagcagtttgaaacagaccgagagcagtgtgaagcagacaacgagcagtgtgaagcagacagggaacaGAGTGAAGCAGACGGGGAGCTGTGTGAAGCTGGCCAGAAGCAGTGTGAAGTGGACGGGGTGCAGTggtaagcagacagggagcagtgagaaGCAGACAAGGAGCAGCTTGAAGCAGAAAGGGAGAAGGGTGAAGCAGActgggaacagtgtgaagcagactgggagcagagtgaagcagacagggagcagtgggatGCAGACAGGGATCAGTGTGAAGCAAactgggagaagtgtgaagcagactgggagcagtgggaagcagtccgggagcagt agtgaagcagacagggagcagtgtgaggcagactgggagcagtgtgaagcagaccgggagctttGCGAAGCAGgcagggagaagtgtgaagcagactgggagcagtgggaagcagtccgggagcagtgtgaagcagacagggagaagtgtgaagcagacaggcagCAGTGGGAAACACACAGGGAGAAgtatgaagcagacagggagtatggtgctgcagacagggagcagagtgtagcagacgaggagcagtgtgaagcagacagggtgcAGTgtcaagcagacagggagcagtgtgaagcagaccgggaacagtgcgaagcagacagggagcagtttgaagcagactgggagcagagtgaagcagacagggagcagtgtgaagcagaccttgagctgtgtgaagcagacagCGAGAGGTGTGAAGCAGAAGGGGAGCaaagtgaagcagaccgggagctgtgTGTAGCAGGCAGTGaaaagtgtgaagcagactgggagcactgggaagcagtccgggagcagtgtgaagcagacagggagaagtgtgaagcagacaggcagCTGTGGGAAGCACACAGGGAGCAGTATGCAGCAGACAGGGAATATGGTGCTGCAGACAGGGAGCTTTGTGAAGCAGACGGGGAGCAGATTGGagcagaccaggagcagtgtgaagcagacagggagcagtgtcaaGCAGACAGGAAGCAGTTTgatgcagaccgggagcagtgtgaaacagactgggagatgGGTGACGCAGccagggagcagtttgaaacagaccgagagcagtgtgaagcagacaacgagcagtgtgaagcagacagggaacaGAGTGAAGCAGACGGGGAGCTGTGTGAAGCTGGCCAGAAGCAGTGTGAAGTGGACGGGGTGCAGTg ggagcattgtgaagcagagggggagcagagtgtagcagatcgtgagcagtgtgaagcagacagggagcagtttgaagcagaccgggagcagtgtgaagcagactgggagaaggGTGATGCAGACAGGGAGCATTGTGAAATAGACCGGGAGCAGTTTGAAGCTGACAGGGAGCAGAggaaagcagacagggagcagtgtgaaacagaccgggagcaggcTGAAGCAGAtggggtgcagtgtgaagcagacagagaACAGTATGAAGCAGACAAGGAGTATGGTGATGCAGACAGGGAGCAGAGTGTAGCAGAtggggtgcagtgtgaagcagacatagagcagtatgaagcagacaagGAGTATGGtgatgcagacagggagcagtttgaaacagaccgagagca GGAGCatagtgaagcagaccgggagcagtgtgaagcagaccgggagcagtgtgaagcagtccgggAGCAGTGCGAAGCAGTCCGGGAGCAGTGCAAAGCAGactgggagaagtgtgaagcagacaggcagCAGTGCAAAGCAGACAGGGAGCTGTATGAAGCAGACAGGGAGGATGGtgctgcagacagggagcagtgtgaagcagagggGGAGCTGAGAGTAGCAgacgaggagcagtgtgaagcagacattgagcagtgtgaagcagaccgggaacagTGCGAAGCAGACAGGGAACAGTGTGAagtggacagggagcagtgtgaagcagactgggagaa ggagcattgtgaaacagagggggagcagagtgtagcagaccgtgagcagtgtgaagcagacagggagttgtgtcaagcagacagggagcagtttgaagcagaccgggagcagtgtgaagcacacTGGGAGAAGGGTGATGCAGACAGGGAGCATTGTGAAATAGACCGGGAGCAGTTTGAAGCTGACAGGGAGCAGAGGAAAgcggacagggagcagtgtgaaacagaccgggagaaGGCTGAATCAGAtggggtgcagtgtgaagcagacagagaacagtgtgaagcagacagggagtatggtgatgcagacagggagcagtgtgaaacaggccgggagcagcgtgaagcagagGGGGAGCAGAGTGTAGCAGATGGGGTGCTGTGTGAAGCAGACaaagagcagtatgaagcagacaagGAGTATGGtgatgcagacagggagcagtgtgaaacaggccgggagcagcgtgaagcagagGGGGAGCAGAGTGTAGCATACCGGGAGCAGAGtgtagcagaccgggagcagtgtgaagcagacagggagcagagtaaagcagaccgggagcagtgtgaagcagactgggagaatggtgatgcagacagtgagcagtgtgaaacagacctgcAGCAGAGTGAAGCAAATAGGGAGCAGTGGGAAGCCGACAAGGAGCATCTTGAAGCTGAAAGGGAGAagggtgaagcagaccgggagcagtgtgaagcagactgggagcagtgtgaagcatactgggagcagtgtgaagcagtccgggagcagtgtgaagcagacagggagaagtGCGAAGCAGACAGGCCGCAGTGGGAAGCACACAGGGAGCAGTATGAAGCCGACAGGGAGTATGGTGCTGCAgacagggagcattgtgaagcatAG
- the LOC137375678 gene encoding immunoglobulin G-binding protein H-like has product MGDADREQFETDREQCEADREQCEADREQCEADREQSEADGELCEAGQKQCEVDGVQWDQCEANWEQCEANREQCEADREQWEANRDQCEANWEQSEANREQCEADRELCKAGREQCEAVREQSEADREQCEADRELCEAGREKCEADREKCEADREKCEADWEQWEAVREQCEADRELCEAGREKCEADREKCEADREKCEADRQHVKQTGSSVKQTGSSVKQTGSSVKKSGKSVKQTVTSLKQTGSSAKHTGNSMKQTGSMVLLTGSIVKQTGSSVKQTRSSVKQTGNSAKLTGSSLKQTGSSV; this is encoded by the exons atgGGTGACgcagacagggagcagtttgaaacagaccgagagcagtgtgaagcagacagggagcagtgtgaagcagacagggagcagtgtgaagcagacagggaacaGAGTGAAGCAGACGGGGAGCTGTGTGAAGCTGGCCAGAAGCAGTGTGAAGTGGACGGGGTGCAGTg GGATCAGTGTGAAGcaaactgggagcagtgtgaagcaaaccgggagcagtgtgaagcagacagggagcagtgggaagcaaacAGGGATCAGTGTGAAGCAAACTGGGAGCAGTCTGAAGcaaaccgggagcagtgtgaagcagaccgggagctgtgcaaagcaggcagggagcagtgtgaagcagtccgggagcagagtgaagcagacagggagcagtgtgaagcagaccgggagctgtgCGAAGCAGgcagggagaagtgtgaagcagacagggagaagtgtgaagcagacagggagaagtgtgaagcagactgggagcagtgggaagcagtccgggagcagtgtgaagcagaccgggagctgtgCGAAGCAGgcagggagaagtgtgaagcagacagggagaagtgtgaagcagacagggagaagtgtgaagcagacaggcagca tgtgaagcagaccgggagcagtgtgaagcagaccgggagcagtgtgaagcagactgggagcagtgtgaagaagTCCGGGaaaagtgtgaagcagacagtgacaaGTTTGAAGCAGACAGGCAGCAGTGCGAAGCACACAGGGAACAgtatgaagcagacagggagtatgGTGCTGCTgacagggagcattgtgaagcagaccgggagcagtgtgaagcagaccaggagcagtgtgaagcagactgggaacaGTGCGAAGCTGACAGGGAGCAgtttgaagcagaccgggagcagtgtgtag